A single window of Dermochelys coriacea isolate rDerCor1 chromosome 2, rDerCor1.pri.v4, whole genome shotgun sequence DNA harbors:
- the MED10 gene encoding mediator of RNA polymerase II transcription subunit 10 — protein sequence MAEKFDSLEEQLEKFVENIRQLGIIVSDFQPSSQAGLNQKLNFMVTGLQDIDKCRQQLHDISVPLEVFEYIDQGRNPQLYTKECLERALAKNEQVKGKIDTMKKFKSLLIQELTKVFPEDMAKYKAIRGEEPPL from the exons ATGGCGGAGAAGTTCGACTCgctggaggagcagctggagaaGTTCGTGGAGAACATCCGGCAGCTCGGCATCATCGTCAGCGACTTCCAGCCCAGCAGCCAGGCCGGGCTCAACCAGAAGCT GAATTTTATGGTTACCGGCTTGCAAGATATTGACAAGTGCCGACAGCAACTTCACGATATAAGCGTACCTTTAGAGGTTTTTGA ATACATAGATCAAGGCCGTAATCCCCAGCTTTACACTAAAGAGTGTTTGGAAAGGGCTTTGGCTAAAAATGAACAAGTAAAAGGCAAAATTGACACTATGAAG AAATTTAAAAGCTTATTGATTCAAGAGCTGACTAAGGTCTTCCCAGAGGACATGGCCAAGTACAAAGCTATTCGAGGAGAAGAACCTCCTCTTTAA